In one window of Camelina sativa cultivar DH55 chromosome 15, Cs, whole genome shotgun sequence DNA:
- the LOC104748582 gene encoding F-box protein At1g11270-like — translation MSKKRIGSRLVSKRHRSIVDSLPHDVVALILEKLPVKPLLRLRSVSKLWKSTIDSRPFKERQLINRRQSQGPDVLMVRLNYHRDDGRNPDSRKIVLGSSTQVCTATFPVSGSMFCYGSCDGLVCVYCIYTPSVVVNPLTRWHRTFHLSYCQHLLIQKYKRKEFDLPSLKLGFGKDTVKGTFKPVWLYNSSEFGLNNVTTCEVFDFCSNAWRFVVPASPYRINAHHKPVYLDGSLYWFTECEEPMVLSFNLHTETFQVVCKAPFAYRCDPLQLTMCVLNNRLCVSEKKWPTQVIWSFDSSGSGNKTWKKLCSIDLTLTVSYFKEPALALSPIAILEKKRLLLQGPDWVDPLVTYNLHSKCYKLLYKPIKPRAPVSYFQRFHLGVVISDSDPQIGNSIEGIKMILGRGLVESGRLGNPGGSLL, via the exons ATGTCGAAGAAAAGAATTGGGTCGAGACTGGTATCGAAAAGGCATCGCTCTATTGTGGATTCTCTACCACACGACGTTGTAGCGCTCATCCTCGAGAAGCTTCCGGTGAAACCTCTGCTAAGACTCAGATCTGTATCTAAGTTATGGAAATCAACTATCGATTCCCGACCTTTCAAGG AAAGACAACTGATCAACCGTAGGCAATCACAGGGTCCCGATGTCCTTATGGTTCGTCTCAATTATCACCGTGATGATGGTCGGAATCCAGATTCTCGCAAAATTGTGTTGGGATCATCAACTCAAGTTTGTACAGCCACGTTTCCTGTTTCGGGCAGCATGTTCTGTTACGGTAGTTGCGACGGTCTAGTCTGCGTCTACTGTATCTACACACCGAGTGTCGTGGTGAATCCCTTAACTAGATGGCATCGGACTTTTCATCTTTCCTACTGCCAACATCTCCTCATCCAAAagtataaaagaaaagagtttgacTTGCCGAGTCTTAAGCTTGGATTCGGTAAAGACACGGTGAAAGGCACGTTCAAGCCGGTTTGGTTATATAATTCATCCGAATTTGGCCTCAACAATGTCACCACTTGTGAAGTTTTCGATTTTTGCTCCAATGCTTGGAGGTTCGTTGTCCCTGCTTCTCCTTATCGGATAAACGCTCATCACAAACCCGTGTATTTAGATGGTTCACTTTATTGGTTCACCGAATGTGAAGAACCCATGGTGTTATCTTTCAATCTTCACACCGAAACGTTTCAAGTCGTTTGTAAAGCTCCTTTTGCATATCGATGCGACCCTCTTCAGCTCACCATGTGCGTACTTAACAACCGCTTGTGCGTATCTGAGAAAAAATGGCCGACACAAGTTATATGGTCGTTTGATTCTTCAGGCAGCGGCAACAAGACATGGAAGAAACTGTGTTCGATAGATCTCACCTTAACGGTTTCTTACTTTAAGGAACCCGCCTTGGCTCTGTCGCCGATAGCTATTCTGGAGAAGAAAAGGTTACTCCTTCAAGGTCCCGATTGGGTGGACCCACTGGTGACATATAATCTCCATAGCAAATGCTATAAATTACTCTACAAACCAATCAAACCTAGAGCTCCTGTTTCTTATTTCCAAA GATTTCATTTGGGTGTTGTGATATCGGATTCAGATCCCCAGATCGGAAATTCAATCGAAGGAATCAAAATGATCCTCGGGAGAGGATTGGTTGAATCTGGAAGGTTGGGCAATCCTGGTGGATCTTTGCTGTAA
- the LOC104748583 gene encoding AAA-ATPase At1g43910-like: MASLFNQVPSVSTVFALYTVKFIDLFSSYYQSSFTFVIEQKWEFCDNQTFRAAEVYLTSRLAGLSTGEVLVGSSDLKNPAAELNIGVPVNAKIADEFEGIHLEWTLHCLETKSFPYEKQYFHLTCKKQYREKIMTDYFPYFAKSAEKIIRHREDLCIYTYNRQQSTWQAAIFEHHTTFKTLAIEPQLKTTMIDDLDAFAKGKDFFKSVGRAWKRGYLLYGPPGTGKSSMVAAIANHMNYNIYDLQIQSISDDGELRKVLTGTKNRSILLIEDIDCGTDSSCRRQTKKEEDVELEKKKKKRDLGISLSGLLNFVDGLWSSCGEERIIIFTTNHKEKLDPALLRPGRMDLHILMDYCTPFVLKKLVAIYLKIDDHVLFDPLEKVVLEVSATPAEVAQQLMASKNADIEFLKKKKLKKEDTKVEEEGEIEDVDTTEA; encoded by the exons ATGGCTTCTCTCTTTAACCAAGTCCCTTCTGTATCCACAGTTTTCGCCCTCTACACAGTGAAATTTATAGACTTGTTCTCCTCTTATTATCAGTCGAGTTTTACGTTTGTGATCGAGCAAAAATGGGAGTTTTGTGATAATCAGACTTTTCGTGCCGCCGAAGTTTACTTAACATCGCGCCTCGCCGGACTCTCCACGGGAGAAGTCCTAGTGGGTTCGAGTGATCTCAAGAATCCGGCGGCTGAGCTAAATATCGGAGTCCCTGTCAACGCAAAGATCGCTGATGAGTTTGAAGGGATTCATCTTGAATGGACTCTACACTGTCTTGAGACTAAGAGTTTTCCCTACGAGAAACA GTATTTTCATCTGACTTGTAAGAAGCAATATCGTGAGAAGATAATGACGGATTACTTCCCATACTTTGCAAAATCAGCAGAAAAGATTATAAGACATCGCGAAGATCTTTGCATCTACACTTACAACCGGCAACAGTCAACATGGCAAGCAGCCATTTTCGAGCACCACACGACCTTCAAGACCTTAGCTATTGAGCCGCAACTCAAGACCACCATGATCGACGATCTTGATGCTTTCGCTAAAGGAAAAGACTTCTTCAAGAGCGTGGGACGCGCCTGGAAACGTGGATATCTTCTTTATGGTCCACCGGGTACAGGAAAATCCTCTATGGTGGCTGCAATAGCTAATCACATGAACTACAATATCTATGATCTCCAAATTCAAAGCATTAGTGACGATGGTGAGTTGCGGAAGGTTCTTACCGGCACCAAGAACAGGTCAATTCTTCTCATTGAAGACATTGATTGTGGAACTGATTCGTCTTGTAGACGCCAaaccaaaaaggaagaagatgttgagctcgaaaagaaaaaaaagaagcgtGACCTTGGG ATATCTTTGTCTGGCCTACTGAACTTTGTAGATGGGCTTTGGTCGAGCTGCGGAGAAGAAAGAATCATCATTTTTACAACAAATCACAAGGAGAAGCTCGACCCGGCATTGCTGAGGCCAGGAAGAATGGATCTTCACATTCTCATGGATTATTGCACCCCTTTTGTGTTGAAGAAACTTGTGGCTATATACCTCAAAATTGATGACCATGTCCTGTTTGATCCTCTTGAGAAGGTTGTCCTTGAGGTGAGTGCAACTCCGGCAGAAGTCGCGCAGCAGCTCATGGCGAGTAAGAACGCTGATATCGAATTcctcaaaaagaagaagttgaagaaagaagatacCAAAGTAGAGGAAGAGGGGGAAATTGAAGATGTTGACACTACAGAAGCTTAA